From a region of the Sinorhizobium sp. B11 genome:
- a CDS encoding DMT family transporter has translation MEDMNQNSLAVSHSRAFAGAAFMVAGGVAFSLLNVVTQWLTMTLAFPAASAAFWQYGFAFLFSLPFLRKAGLSAMRTNYPWRHIVRVAFAALGVEAWVSGLASVPIWQAIALVMTSPFFIILGARLFLGERVGPARWMATGVGFVGAMIILQPWSDSFTWAALLPVLSALLWGASSLITKSLTGIEKPETITVWLLVLLTPINGSLALASGLAVPTGAMLALFLLAGLLTVVAQYLLTLAYASADAAYVQPFDDLKLPLNVLAGWLFFGYAPAGYLWLGAALILAASLFIMRSEMRRERQAA, from the coding sequence ATGGAAGACATGAATCAGAATTCCCTAGCCGTCTCGCATTCCCGCGCCTTCGCCGGCGCTGCTTTCATGGTGGCCGGAGGCGTTGCCTTCTCGCTTCTCAATGTCGTCACTCAATGGCTGACCATGACGCTTGCCTTTCCGGCGGCTTCTGCAGCCTTCTGGCAATATGGCTTCGCCTTTCTCTTTTCCTTGCCCTTCCTGCGCAAGGCCGGCCTATCGGCGATGCGCACCAACTATCCCTGGCGGCATATCGTGCGCGTTGCCTTTGCCGCGCTTGGCGTCGAAGCCTGGGTCTCCGGTCTCGCCTCGGTGCCGATCTGGCAGGCGATCGCGCTTGTGATGACCTCGCCCTTCTTCATCATTCTCGGCGCGCGCCTGTTCCTCGGTGAGCGCGTCGGGCCTGCTCGCTGGATGGCAACGGGTGTCGGCTTTGTCGGCGCGATGATCATCCTCCAGCCATGGTCGGACAGCTTCACCTGGGCCGCCCTCCTGCCTGTCCTCTCGGCGCTTCTATGGGGTGCTTCGTCGCTCATCACAAAGAGCCTTACGGGCATCGAGAAACCGGAGACGATCACCGTCTGGCTGCTGGTGTTGCTCACGCCGATCAATGGCAGCCTGGCACTTGCGTCGGGCCTCGCCGTGCCGACAGGCGCAATGCTTGCGCTCTTCCTCCTGGCCGGCCTTCTGACAGTCGTGGCGCAATATCTGCTGACGCTCGCCTACGCCAGCGCAGATGCCGCCTATGTGCAGCCCTTCGATGACCTGAAACTGCCGCTGAACGTACTCGCCGGCTGGCTTTTCTTCGGCTATGCGCCGGCTGGTTATCTGTGGCTGGGCGCCGCGCTCATTCTCGCCGCCTCGCTCTTCATCATGCGCAGCGAGATGCGTCGCGAGCGGCAGGCAGCCTGA